The Juglans microcarpa x Juglans regia isolate MS1-56 chromosome 2D, Jm3101_v1.0, whole genome shotgun sequence DNA window CGAgtgcatgttattattattatttttttttttttgaggggtGGTATTAGCGCATTCACGTCTcgttttctaaattatttttgaattatgaCTATTAAAcccactttttctatttttacaagagaaatgaaaattatagtCGTGAATGTACGAGCACTgcacaatcactttaaaaaagtgaatatatatgaaactcacatgaaaaaaattaattttttaatagtagaccccacttttttttaaagcgactaCACGACGCTTGTGCACTCTACGActgcatgtaacattactcttttaacAAACCATAAATATTATtccttatttaaattttaaaattttcttttttgccaaACCGCTAATTTTCTCTTTGCATGGTACAATGCATGCCTAACTAATTAGCATCCATCTCAAACATGCAAGTCTCAGAATTTCTCATGCCACATCACAGATGCATAAACACGGACGATTACGAAGGCGGATTTGGGAACTCCGACATTGATAAGATCATCTCAAACATTGAATCCAATTATCAAAACTGGACCTCAGCCTTTGCTTCTCTTGTAGTCGACGCAAAAGATCCCCTATCGGTTGATAAGTTCGCAAAATGCTTGAAAAGAATGAGACCCGAAGTGGCACTTCACTTAGCCAAGATTGTATTTCAATGCGATGAACGAGAAGTTCTTGAAAAGGTGATTAAACCATGCACAATCATCCAGACCACCAAAGATTATGTCGTCCCAAATTCAGTGGCACTCTACATGCTGAAGAAAATCAAGGGAAAATCGACTGTGGAGATGATAGAGGGTGATGGGCATTTTCCACAGCTAACTGCTCACCTCCAGCTCCTTGAGGTGCTAGGGCGTGTCCTGGGTTTTGATCTTATTcgtgattaattaattaagaaaatatatataataacataatatcatgggatttgttattttgttaaagtTTTGTGCTTATTAATGTTGTCCTGAAATTATTAGTATGGTGCTTGTAAACGAATTGGTGGAAATAAATTGCTAGTCTTTGCCGTGTCAACCTATGATCTAACATACTATTTGTCAgtctatctaaaaaaaaaaccatactatttgataagaaaaatgatttgtaggGTTTTTGAGCATGTAAACCCGTacaataaatctcattttttttttaaagagattgcacgagatttttgtatggacaggtttgggggtgggatgagacacaaaattctcatctcatctcattattatacatttttcaaatcttcatacaaaatataataaataatttaatttttttaaattctcaaatttcaaaataataataatattaaaacacaatattttaaacttctaaacaaaatacaaaattctcatcaaaTGATACATGCATGTGTCAAGCCGGTAATCATTCGGTGATCAACGGGCCTTCAGCCTGTAAAGTCCAAACTCCAAAGCTCACAAATTTTGAAAGGACAAAATCCACACACAAGTTAAAATATAAACGAATGAGAATAATAGTTATACCAACAATGTCGACCAAATAAAACAGACAAAGAAAGGAGCAAGAAGATATGATCCAGTAGCGAAACACGTTGCTTCACACGTGACTCAAACCAATATATAAAATCCTCGATATAGTTAGCCTTTGAATTGATCGTGCTTCCGGTGGTCAGTGGTGCCTTTGTTTTGGGTAGAGATTTTGATTTGGTTACTCTCAAATTTCTCATTAATTTTTCCGAGAAACTATGGAGATAAGAGAGtttgggtagtgatagggttactgcCCTTACTcttcataatttatttgaaattttttatttatttatcattttcttttaaatatttttttaacatccttaattattaagaaaaaaattaaaaaatatataattttactaataatcattttcttaactattaagtaaaataaaaaattataaatacaaaaaaaatagtaataaacagTAAGAGAGTAGTAATCATATCATTATCCAAGAGGGTTTATCtctttgagttttgaaaatagTTATGCTACTTATAAGTCTGGCGTGTCAACGCAGGATCCTAGTTAATTAACTTTATTTATTAGTAGGTGTGACATATTTCTATATCCTCCGCATCGTTGATGTGTTAAAACATAGATTTACAAATAGAAttatccttttaaaaaaatatattgatatatattgatatatgatGATATcataatgttcttttttttttgggggtgtGGGGGAGGGGGCCTTTTACGTATAACTTTTTTTGCGTGGAATTTTTCATGATTATTATGCCTCTGCAGAACCCAGAGGAGAATCCATCGTTAAAAACTTATATGGATGTCTTGGACACTTGCTTTGAAATCACAGTTCCCTCCCCCACAAGGGAGACTGTAcccatttggattgagaagtaatcttaattcatctcatcttatcattatgatttttttaaattctcacataaaatataataaacaattcaattttttcaaatctcaaaataataataatattaaaaaataatattctaacaatatttgattcaacttatctaaaatcatttcatccaatctcatctcaactcactatctaaatggtACCTAAAACATATATtgacttaatatatatataaaaccaacCCAAAGAGGAATCCTGAAAAGACTTAGCAACTCAACATCCATATGTTGGTAGCTCTTCTCGCCCTTTTCTCTTTAGAGACTCGCCCCTAGCAAAAACTGAACCCGCAGGGGGGTGTTTAGACTAGAGATTGTGTAgccctttatttttctttattgtttgttttttcatcCAAAGTATGGCGAAACGCCGATCTGTTATTTTTCGGAGCCCAACGATCACCACGCGCCCCACCGCAAGAGTCCCAAGCTGCCGATCCTTTGGAAGGCTGAATGTTTTCGTCTAACGGAGCATCGCATGAGTCACATGCGCAGGTCAAAGAAGCACGTGAAATACATGCACCACCACACCAGGAAGCTCTATTGCTGCCATGAGCGGCATTTCTGGGACTAGGGACCTCGAGTTCTTCAGACTTGACTGGTTGCCACACTCCTAGTGTGGCACATGTCTCTCACGAGCCACTATAGTCTCTTTGTTTCTTGTGTTTTGCTTTCCTTCAAACTGAAGTTTCGAATCTACAGTTGTAATCTATCATTTTTACATCTATCTTTATCTTTATGTttattgttatttcattttgtttagataaatataaaaaagaaatagtctcttggacattttgtccatagagtgAGAGTCCTCTTATTCTCTAGAGGGTGAGGTTTGAAATCTCTGCTTTAGACAAAATGTGGTCTCTCGGACGGTTTATCTATAGAgagttataaaaattaagaccatatcaaccacaaaaaaatttgtatacTGGTAGAGTCTAAACTATGAATAGTTGACTTGTAATATGAGATTTTCCTTGTATATATTAGTCACGAGCCAAGGAGTTAAGATGggataatatattataactttCGCAGCAGCTTTTTCCTTGTTCATCAACTGAGAGATGGGCTGTGGATGCTATTGAAGTATATTATATTTCCGACTGTAGAAAAAATAGTTCATTTTACATGAGCAAAAGCCATCCATCTCAGTGACCAGTGTATGGTATTCTTCTTGATGATGGTGACTCTGATTAACAGTTGGTTTGTAAGAGTTGTTGAGAACAAccgttttctttttattttttcccccaCTAAACTAGTAGGATTTTTTCCAAACACTTTTCAATAGACGACTGCAGTACTATTTTTATCCCCTAAATTAATTGTAGCACAACATTTTTCCACTTCAAAGAAATTGGCTTTTAACTCACAACATCGATTCTTACAACACAGCCTTTCTTCCTTCACAACATAAGCAGAGCGAGAGGCGCCCGCGGgaggttgggggggggggggggggggggggtaggtGTTCGAAGTTTGGAACACGATGCACGAGTATCGTTAGGAGCAATCCCCACTCCTCAAACTTTGTAGTAGATCCAAGTATCCAAAATGTTCAGGTTTCATGTATCTGCAAAGTTTGTAGATAAAAATTAGCCTAAGGTGATAGTTATGCCATATATGTGTTTCATGGAACTCATTGAAAAACTATCTACTTCTATTAATTGGAAAGCTATTTTACACACCCAAAAATTGATGAAAGCAGGGGAAGAATTCAGAGAGGCATATCAACTTAATTCCATAATCATTGTTCCAAGTGTAACATAAATTATAACTGTTTTGATGGTCATGGCGGTGATAGGATGGGGCTgccttttctttccctttttcttgtAACAAGAAGCTACTGGGGGTGCATTGCAATCCTATTCGTACTTTGCCTAGTTCTAAAAATTCAGAAAGcatatatatgctatattttACACTCTCCAAAGTGAGATTCATGCATGAAGTAACAACTGAGGGCAGATAAGCAGGCTTTAGTAAGACTCGGTAATTTGGAATGGGCACAAGTCTTTAGCTCTCCAGGAATAAGCAAGGAAATCTCTAGGTAGAAACTTGAGCATAAATAAAAATCGTGTATCAACATTGACAACAATGTTAGTATGCAAAAGATTCTGGAAATACACATTAAGCTTGtaagttctttttattttttatttttcaatttaagagagagagagagagagagagagagagagagagattaccaGATAAAAATGAGGAAAATGAAGTGATCTTGAAAGTGAAATATTAGGCTCAAAAagttatttcaataatttgttAATGGTGGAAATTGGGTAGGATTGGTTCTAAGCTGAAAGCATAACGGCCACAGTTATCTCGCAGCATCAGCAGTAAAGTCAGTGAGTAGAAATGtgttttggggttttttttttttaattaacaccGAGTGTTcaagaacaaagtcccgactaatcctaggggtgcataggccctcggcaaggagttgtTTTGGGTTCTTGTTCAACCAATTGCTGGAAGTTAAGAAAATATCAGAATTCAGAAGAGATACCCGTGTcgaaacaagaaatcaatgatgACAAGAGAGCAATTTGGCTTGAAGAACTGTGTTCTGCGAATGACATTGGCTACATGCCTTGCAGGAATCAACTTGAAGCTATCCACCTCTCCATCTGTCTCTCAACAAACAGTTCACAAAGGGGTCAAATCCACCATAAGAAACCACTTCAGATCAAATGAAGATTACTGAGATGCAACCAtcaaatgaataagaaaaactAGTAAAGACTGTGGTTAGGAACAGATACAAGCATTAAAGAAGGGTGTGCTTGAATCATCCTACCTTGATTCTCAGGTTTAAAACTTTCAGGAAGCTTCAAATCATAACAAAATAGAACATCTCTCTTATATCTGTAGCCATCAATGTCCATATAGGAAACAGCGCCTACTGGTATAGCTCTGTATGAAATGCATTTATGAATCAGTGAGAGGCGGAGAGAGAGGTTGTAAGAATCCTTTCTCAACCAATGGCAGATGCCACTACTAGGTAACATGAAACAATGATGGCGAAAACTTACTCATTAGCTATGGATATGGGAATTCCTGCCTCCTCTTCACATTCCTTCACAAGATTCTCCCCACAAGAAATCCCATGAGGCTGCAATTACCATTGTGGAAATACGAAATCAGTGGCTGGAACAGAATCATAATGGGCATAATATAAACCAGCTAATAGGCCTTAGTAATGACTTGACCAGAAGAGCTTtatctttttgtaattttttatcaaGATTGGGCATAAATAACCCTGCTCAATTTAACTGCTTCAACAAGAAAAACTGAATTGACCTCCAAAAATTTGCAGCGAGGAAGAAATCCTCAGATTCCCACCCGCCTCAGGTTTTAAATCATAACTAAGTCATTACAAACCAGTCCTCCAGCAACTAGATGATCAAGCATCCCTGGATAAGTGGCTTTCCCTTGACTTCTCTTCCCTATCCATAAAAGTTTTTGCCTATCCCTTTCAACATAGCCATTCATCTGAACTCCATAAGCCTATACACAGGAAAGCATAAGAGAAAAGAAGGCAAAACTTAAGAGTCATCAATAACCTGATTGCAATACAGTCAGGATCATCAATcagatagaaaaacaaaatgcattgCTTGGTATGTTCAAATATTGATATTCCGTCTTCAATCAGTAATGCAGATATCTGGGGGTAAACATGAAATACGATGGTAATATTCAGGTCCATAAGTTTAGTACAAATGGTATTGCAAAGAGGAAGAAGTTTAAAGCCAGTAAGACCGATGTACTATATTTACACTGTCCTATAAATAATACAGTCAAAAGGTAATCAAGAAGTCATGAAGCGCATATTTTTTGTCTCTGTAGCATGTGATGAAAGTTCACTCCACTTCTTTCATAGCAGAAGCCCATTTTGTGTTTATAGGTGATACAACTTGCACAAAATTATATGGGGATGAACCTATGACCTCACCACGGACCCCACTTTATAGGGAGGAGATGCCATTTGGTCTACAGACCTCAGTCTTGATTAGCCGAAACCATGgatttaatatgtaatattgACTCGTCACTCTATGGGACTCAACTCACTTTATAGTTGCCTAACAAATGTATGAAAATCCTTGAttactagtaaaaaaaaaagtgcagagCTTGTTGTGATGAAATTCTTAAGCGCGATCATTTTACTAATTGTCTGTAAGAGTTCCACACATTAAATGATGATAAAGAGAacaaaagataacaaaataGTGAAAAGGCCAGTCATATAGGGAAATGATTCCTAAGCAACAGGTTGGACAATTCACCTTCagcattttgttttatataatttcaagTCCTGAGTTGACAGAATCACCTGTTTTTAGGTCAGTCTCAGGAACCTTTGTCATTGAAAAATATAAGCTTAGCGAAAGCAGAGCATCCAAAAGATAACAAGTATTAACCACTGAATTTTCCCCTCCATtgatagaatattttttataagtataaaaaaaatctatcaatgGAGAGGACTTTTTTCCCTTTATAAAAGCTAAAGAAAACCACTTGGTTTTTAAAGCAAAAGAATCTAGAACCAAATCAAGTTGCAAGTGTCTAAtcatatttgacatgttttctaaaaatttaGGACTACAAAACAATGGTGTCAACTTTGTCTCCAGAGAACTGTGTATCCAAAAGATGAGACATTCCACAATGCCATAAACCCACCTTTATTCCAAAGTAAGGAGCTGCAGCACGTTCCAGTGAAAAAAAGACCCGCGAACCAAAGGAAGATGTCACAGGGTAAAGCTGAATAAAATAAGTAGAATTTATATCAGTCAAGGAAACAACGATTGGATACTCGGAAACATAGGTGGAAACTTCTAAATAAGGGAGTGGGGGAAGGGTGATATATTCTAGCATGTAATCCTCACGCACAAATATTCTGTGAAA harbors:
- the LOC121250032 gene encoding strigolactone esterase D14-like translates to MVLLENGIFSTAMNSKIIGSGSEVIVLAHGYGGDQSVWDKILPSLAQHCRVLVFDWTFSGAVEDPNLYDPVKYSSYDAFADDLISLLVEMNLQSSVFIGHSMSGLIGCIASIKRPELFKRLVLIGSSPRCINTDDYEGGFGNSDIDKIISNIESNYQNWTSAFASLVVDAKDPLSVDKFAKCLKRMRPEVALHLAKIVFQCDEREVLEKVIKPCTIIQTTKDYVVPNSVALYMLKKIKGKSTVEMIEGDGHFPQLTAHLQLLEVLGRVLGFDLIRD
- the LOC121248966 gene encoding nudix hydrolase 20, chloroplastic-like isoform X1 — translated: MARSCSLPLSHKIQNSFVPSLCISKASPAFPMRTSTPFPSRFLTHTCFKSKSTTLSVSAAGASFTWDDVLRISQPESLPDDPSDISVFFQKVKICNRGSEKQSEFLPFVIEDQIVGYLHNGFAQNLRRFKDVFIFPRDDSYGGPIGAHVTLHPMLGKPEDRTGAVGDVVKCLGEELIPGIRNELYPVTSSFGSRVFFSLERAAAPYFGIKAYGVQMNGYVERDRQKLLWIGKRSQGKATYPGMLDHLVAGGLPHGISCGENLVKECEEEAGIPISIANEAIPVGAVSYMDIDGYRYKRDVLFCYDLKLPESFKPENQDGEVDSFKLIPARHVANVIRRTQFFKPNCSLVIIDFLFRHGYMKPEHFGYLDLLQSLRSGDCS